The nucleotide sequence TGCCCGTATAACACGTCTTGTATTATTCGGATGTATGGATGCGGCAGCTGCCGGGTCCATTTGCACAAGTTTTGCATGCATCGCTTCAGGACCTAATATTTCGAGTTCTTTATAATAGTTTTCACGTGCGGCTTCATCAACTTCCTGTTTCGCAAATTGAAAATCATACAGGACAGATTGTACATATAGCCCCGTTCCGCCAACAATAATCGGCATTTTACCTCGTGCTTGGATTTCTTCAATTTTTCCGCGAACAAGCTTCTGATATTCTGCAACCGAAAACCCTTCCGTCGGTTCTTTAATATCGAGCAAGTGATGCGGAACACCTTCCATTTCGGCTTCTGTAATTTTGGCCGTTCCAATATCCATATGACGATAGATCTGCATGGAATCTCCGTTTATTATTTCACCGTCAATCTCTTTTGCCAAGCGGATACTTAGCGCTGTTTTTCCTGATGCTGTAGGACCGATAATGGCCACGACATCGATTTTATTATTCATCTTTTAACCACCGTACAATTATTTCACTTACTTGTTCTTTCTTTTTTTCATTTAGAATTTCATGGCGCATCCCTTCAAATATATGAACCTTCACATGTTCTACACCGGCACGTGCAAGCAGTTTCCCTACTCGAAACGCTCCTTCTGCCTCTGGTCCGGCGATCGGATCATACGTCCCGTTTGCAACGAGTATTTTTAAATCAGAGCGGATGCGCGCATTTGCATGTTCATCCTCCATCTTAAGCATGCCTCCCGTTAAATCAACGAAAAATTGATTCGTCGGGATCACACCGCAAAATGGATCATCGATATATTTTTGTACTTCTTCTTCATCGGTAGTAAGCCAGTCAAAATTTGTTTTCGCATCCTTAATTTTTCGGTTAAAACTGCTAAAACTAAGATCATTCATGAGATCACTTTGAATTTGTGCTCCCTGCATGTTTACCAGCTGCTTCGCGATAATATGCCCTGCCTTATGAAGCATTGTCGGTGATCCCGTCCCCGATAAAATTAGCCTTTCAATTTTATCGCTATGCTGTTGAATAAAGCGGCGTGCTATAAAGGATCCCATACTGTGACCGAATAATATAGGCCGTTCCGTTGTTTCTTTCTTTAAAAAGGAGAGCACTTCCACAACATCATCAACAACAAGTTCAAAACCATTTTCAGGTCCGAAATAGCCAAACATACCGTTTTTTTGCGCTGTAAAACCATGACCGCGATGATCATGTGCTGTTACAAAATACCCTTCATCACATAGCTTTTCCGCGAAATTTTCATAACGCCCACTATGTTCCGACATCCCGTGTAAAATATGAATATGTCCAATACGCTTTTTACTCGGTGCATAAGTACGGACGAAAATATTATGCCCGTCTGACATTGTGACAAAAAATGACCGTTGCTCCATAAAACCATCCCCTTTTTATCCCGCATTAACGGGTAGTAATTTATCTGCCTCGAAAATGTAGTGGCAGAGGCAAGACTACCCGTAAAAGCCCGATTGGTTCGGGCCAACACGATGTTGGTCACACAAGCGTTGTCACAAGACGTGACGGTTTTAGCTTGTGTTCCTTCTAATCAGTGGGAGTGAAGAGATCCCCCACTGATTGAACTTTCACTTTATGAATTACATAACGCGTTTAAACATTTTTTCCACTTCATATGACGTAAAATGAATTAGTACAGGTCTTCCATGCGGACATGTAAACGGATTGTCAGCATTTCGTAAATCATTGATCAGTCTTTCCATCTGTTCTTTATTTAAATAATGATTCGCTTTTATCGACTTTTTGCAGCTCATCATAATCGCCGCATCTTCACGTAATTTTTTTATATCGGTTTTCCGTGCACTTAACACTTGTTCGATCAATTCCTCGATAATTTCCTGTTCCTCGCCTTTCGGGAACCAAGTCGGGTATTCCCGTACAACAAATGAAGAAAGTCCGAATTCTTCCAGGAAAACCCCTACTTCTTCAAGTGCCTCCTTCGATTCTTTTAGACGCAATGCCTCATCTGCCGCATAATGGAATGTTAATGGCATGAGGAGTGTCTGACGTTCGTTTGCATTTACTTCTCCGACTTTATCACGGAAATATTCATACTTGATCCGTTCTTGTGCTGCATGTTGGTCAATTAAATAAAATCCGTCTTCCATTTGGGCTATAATATACGTCCCGTGAATCTGACCGACAATTTCAACTTGCGGGAAATGCCGTTTTGATTCGGCTTCTTCCTTTGGTGTTACTTCCGCATAGATTTCCTCTTCGAAAGTTGGAAATTCATCGAAATCGGACCGATTATTCTGTTCACTGCTTTCCGGTACAGGGGAAGCCGTGTGCACGACCGGCTGTTGCTTAGCAGGTACAGGCGCATACGGCTCTTTTACAACAGAAGCTTCACTTGATAATCGCTCAACGATTGTCGATAATTTTTCTTCATTGAATGTAGGCTGTGTTGAAGGTGCCGGTGCAGGATTCCAAATATTCATCTGTTCAGTCGGCGTTCGAATTGGCTTCTCCTTTTTTTCAGCGAGCGGAATGCGGATAACATCCCGGATCGCAGCACGGATTGTATCTTCAATAAGCTTCAACAGTTCCGGCTCTTTACTTAAGCGTACTTGATGCTTCGCCGGATGGACATTGACATCGGTTAATTGAGGATCTCCCTCAACATACAAAAGTACGATGGGAAAACGCTCAATTGGTAAATACGTATGGTATGCATCTGTAATTGCCTTCTGAATCACGAAATGTTTGACCCAGCGTCCATTGACGAAAAGTGAAATATAGTTTTTTGAAGCACGCGTCACCTCAGGCAAGCTTGCAAAACCATGAATTTTATAATCTTGATTTTGACCTTCAAACGGCAGCATTTTCTTCGCATTATGTGCACCGTATATGGCTGCCAATACTTGCTGAACTTGGCCGCGCCCATTTGTTTGCAATAATGTTTGCCCATTATGCACAAGTTTAACCGCAATCGATGGATAGCCAAGTGCAATCCGGTTAACAAAATCGATTGTATGACCAAGCTCGGTCTGAATCGTTTTTAAATATTTCAGGCGTGCCGGTGTATTAAAGAACAGCTGTGCGACGGTAATATCTGTCCCCCTGCGCAGTGCGGTCGGCTGATGCTCCTTCAAATGACCGCCTTCCATATATAAATGCACACCTCCATTCCCGTCCGATGTGCGTAATGTTAACTTGGAAACCGAAGCAATCGATGCCAATGCTTCACCGCGGAAACCAAGTGTCCGAATGCGGAACAGATCCTGTTCTTTTTCTATTTTTGATGTGGCATGGCGCGAAAAGGATTTAAGCGCGTCTTCCTCGTCCATACCACTTCCGTTATCAATGACTTGTATCGAATGAAGGCCAGCTTCTTCCAGGAAAATTTCGATTGACGTACTGCCCGCATCAATTGCATTTTCTACTAGTTCTTTTACAACAGATGAAGGGCGTTCGACTACTTCACCGGCTGCAATTTTATTCGATAGCCACTCATCCATGATTTGAATTTTTCCCAAAGCCGTTCCCTCCTTTATTGATTACCTAATAATTTTTGTTGCAGTTCATGCAATAATGTCATCGCCTGCATCGGCGTTGTACCCATTACATTCAGCTTTTTCAATGCATCGAGCACTTCTTGTTGTTCCGGTGCGATTGATGGTTCTTCCTCTATTGAAAACAATGAAAGCTGCAAATCGTTCTCCGCCACTTGTTCTGCTAAAGGCGGACTTTGTGGTTGTTCTTGTTCAGAAATAGCTTGTGGCTTCTCGGAATTCGTTGCTTCAAATTGCTCCAGCAACAGACGGGCACGCTGTAAAATCGATTCCGGCATTTCCGCAAGTTCCGCCACATGAACGCCGTAACTTTTGTCTGCGGCACCTTTTTTCACTTTATGCAAAAATACAACGCGGCCGTCTTGCTCGGTTGCACTGACATGGACATTTTGCAGACGTGCCAGCTCGTTTTCCAGATCCGTCAGTTCATGATAGTGTGTTGAAAATAATGTGTTTGCTCCGATTTCATCGTGAATATATTCCATCATTGCCTGTGCTAGACTCATCCCGTCATATGTTGAAGTACCGCGTCCGATTTCATCGAATAACAGCAAACTGTTTTTAGTTGCATGTGTAATGGCATGCTGTGATTCAAGCATTTCCACCATAAATGTCGATTGACCTGCCGCTAAGTCATCGGCTGCACCGATTCGCGTGAAAATCTGGTCGGTAATCGGTAGGATCGCTTCATCAGCCGGTACATAACATCCCATTTGCGCCAAAACGACAATTAATGCAACTTGGCGCATATACGTACTTTTACCCGACATGTTCGGACCGGTAATCAGCATCATATTTTTATCATCTGTCAGCACACAATCATTCGGGACATAGCTTTGTTTATTGAGCATTTTTTCAACGACCGGGTGTCTTCCTTCAATAATTTTCAAAGCACGCCCTTCATGAAATACCGGCTTTGTAAAACGGTATTTATCCGTAACCGTCGCAAAGCTCATCAGAACATCAAGCTCACTGATTTCGGCAGCCAATGCCTGAACACGGGGTATATACCCTTTTAACTGTTCACGCAATGCTACAAATAAGTCATATTCCAATGCAAGGCTCTGCTCTTCAGCATTCAAAATCAGTGCTTCTTTTTCTTTTAATTCTTCCGTAATAAAACGCTCGGCATTCGCCAAAGTTTGTTTACGTTCAAACCGTGCCAGATCCGTATTATTCAAATGGGATTTTGTAATTTCGATATAGTAGCCAAACACGCGGTTATAGCCGATTTTTAAATTTTTGATTCCTGTCAGTTCACGTTCTTTCTGCTCAAGCTGGGCAATCCAGTCTTTTCCGTTTCGGGATGCATCTCGATATTCATCCAGCTGTGCATTGTAGCCATCGCGAATAACGTCGCCTTCTTTGATTGAAATTGGCGGATGGTCGGTAATCGCTTCTGCCAGCAACTGTTCAATATCGGCACATATATCAAGCTTTTGACCAAGCGCCATACATTTTTCCAATCCGCTGTTAACAAGCTTTTGCTGAATCTCGGGTACTTGTCGTAATGATTCGCGAAGCTGTGCCAGATCGCGTCCCCCAACGGAACCAAATGCTACACGTCCTGCCAGACGCTCTAAATCATATACATTTTTCAGCAGTGTCGTTAATTCATCGCGTAAGAAGAAGTCTTCCAGTAATTCCGTAACAATCGCCTGTCTTGCTTCAATGGCATTTTTCTTTGCGAGCGGCTGGTGCATCCACTGTTTCAGTTTTCGGCCACCCATAGCTGTTACCGTTTCATCCAAAAGCCAAAGTAATGTACCTTTCGAATCCCCGCCGCGTATCGATTGGATCAACTCCAAATTACGTTTGGAATTTGTATCGATACGGAGGAAATTATCAGCTTCAGTATAGGCAAACGGCTGAATATGCGATAATGAACGCATTTGAGTACGTTCCACATATTGTAGTAGTCGCTTTGCCACACCTTGCAGCTGAACCGGCAAATGCGCAACATACTGACCTGCCTTTAACGGATCCATTTCTTCTGTTTCAAGCGAAAGGACGATACCTCCTGCTTCTGCATAATCGGCAAGCAGTAACTGCAGCTGTTCCGTCACTATAAGTTCTTTTATCGCATATGCTTGTACTTGCTGAATTAATTGTTTCGCACTTCCTTCAATTACCGAACAATTTGCTTCCCCTGTTGAAACGTCCAAATAGGCAAATACAATTTCATCATCTTCATTACTTTCTGCAGCAGCTATAAAATGATTCGATTTTCCATCAAGTGCTTTTCCCTCTGTAATCGTTCCCGGTGTAATTACTTGTACGACTTCACGTTTCACAACACCTTTTGCATGCTTTGGATCTTCCGTCTGTTCGCATACTGCCACTTTAAAACCTTTTGCGACAAGTGTTTCGATATAGCCCTGCGCAGAGTGATGCGGTACCCCACACATCGGGATCGGATTATCGGTATTGCCGGCACGCGCTGTTAATGTAATTTCCAGCAGCTGTGATGCTTTAATGGCATCATCAAAAAACAGTTCATAAAAATCGCCTAAACGGTAAAATAAAAAAGCATCTTTGTAATCTTGCTTTACGAGCAAATATTGTTGCATCATCGGTGTATATGTAGTCATGTTTATTTCCCTCACTTGCTAAAACTTGTACAAGTATTATACCATTTGACTCGCATTTTGCCTTGCAAACACAAAGAAAAGGAATTGTCTGAAAGTAATCTTCAAACAATTCCTATCTGTTTACGATAGAGTTTTACAATTTTTTCACGACTAAACATTTGCTGTCAGAAGATAGACACTTTTACGAAAATGATGAGGAATCATAATCTTTGCCAAAATCTTTGCCGCCAGAGTCGGACGAGGATGACGACGAGGATGAGGATGAAGAACTGCTGGATGGTTGTTGTGAACTTTCTTCAAACGACCATTCATCTTCGTAATCTAGCGGGTGTACATTAATGACAACTGTCGTTTCCCCAATAATTTCCACTAAAAATTCACGCTCAACCGTCACTTGAATTTTGTCGCCTTGCTTTGTAATAATTGCCTCAATACAATTCGGCGCTTGTAAAACACGGACTTTTACATCATTTGAATCGACTTCATCTCCATCGCGGAATGACAGTTTGACACGATCCTTATAGGAAATTGTCTCTGTATGCACTGCCGTTTTTGAATGATTGTTATATGCGTACCACACATTCACATCGAACTTCCCTGTCACCTCAACAAATTTACCATTACGTTTCGCTTGGTATTGATGATTAATTACCCAGCAACCTAATATGCTCGTTGGCGCATTCGGTGGACAGAGCGTTTCAACACATTCGGTACGCTTCTTCCCTTTTGCAATAACTGCTTTCGTCACAATTTGACGTAAACGCTTCACCGAACATCTCTCCTTTCTTCAACTGCTCGACTTATTGTATGCGGCAGGTGCCTAAAGGGTGAAATGAGTTTTTAGAAAAGAAAAAACTACTACAATCCTTTATTGTAGTAGTGCTATTCCTATTGCTTCGCTCAAATGTTGCTCAGTACTGTCGTATCCGTATGCGGGATATGGCCTACATAGTGCTTTGTTGTTTAGCCCATATTTTTATTTCACTGAGAGTTTCATTTGCTGAAAGAAATTTTTATTTCGTTATCCAGTAGTTCATTTATTTGTTTAATTGGCATCGGTTTATAATAATAATACCCTTGCCCGACCTGACAGCCTAATCGCTTCAGCTCAAGATGCTGTTCTTCTGTTTCGATCCCTTCTGCAACCGACACCATGTTCAAGTTATCCGAAAGTTGAATGATGGTTTTTATGACAGCATTCATCCGCGGATTCGCTAAATCATCAACAAAACTTTTATCGATTTTAATTTCTTTAAACGGCAGTTCCTGCAAGTAACTGAGTGATGAATAACCAACACCAAAATCATCAATCGACGTTTCAATACCAAGTTGCTGCAGCTCATCGATTATTTTTTTGGCTCTTAAGACATCTTCCAGCTCGACACTTTCGGTTATTTCAAATTTTATAAATTTCGGATCTATTTTATAGCTTTCTATAAGGGCTATGGAACTTTCCACAAATGCCGGATTATAAAAATGACTCGGTGAAATATTAATCGATACTTGGTACAATTTCAATCCTGCATCGTGACGTTGTTTTTGCCATTGAAGTACCTTTTTAAAAATTTCGAGATCAACTTTATAAATATTGCCGGTATTTTCTGCGACCGGAATAAATAACGTTGGTGAGACGAAACCTAAGTCCGCTGAATTCCAGCGTGCCAGCGCCTCAAAACTTTCGATTTCTCCAGTCATCAAGTTTACTTTCGGCTGGAGCATCGGGAAAAATTCACTATTTTTTAAACCGCGCGTAAAATGGGCCAGTACATTCATCTCTTGTTCGACTGACTCAATTAAACCCATATTAAAGTTTTTAATAACAGTGCCCGTTACTTTAAGGGCACTTGATAACGCATTATCCGCCTGGCGGACTGCTTCTATGTAGTTGATACTGGAACTAAAAGATGAAGTTCCTATTTTTAATGTTAAATACACTTCTTTTCCATCAATATAATATGGTTCAGATAAAACCTGATCCGCTTCAAAAGGCGGAATATTCATTTCCCTTAATGACAGCCGTGTAGCAACAATGATCGCTGAGTGTGTGTACCTTGCAATGATCGAGTCTTCGAATGTCGAGATATTCTGAATTCGATTTGCAAGCTGACGCAGTACTTCATCACCGCCTTGGCGGCCATACAAATCAATAATATTTTGATATTCTCCCGGTTCAATAATATATAAATGCCCTTTCGACTGTTCAGCAGCAAAATCATTTAAAATGATTTTAAAGCGCTCATAATTATTTAATCCGGATGCAACATCGTGAAAAGCAAGACGACGAATTGCAGTTTTCTGATCAAAATACTTTAATGCGAGTGTAACGATTGGTGCAATTCGATTCATAAATTTTATTTCAATCGTTTTTGGCTCTGCCCGTTGTTCAAAGTACATTGTAAATAAGCCGATCGTTTTTCCTTCAGAATTTAAAATCGGCTGACTCCACATTGAAACTAAACGATACTTTTCAATAATTGGACGATATGCTTCATGATAATCCGACTGCTTTAAATCTTTAATGATGAGCGGTTTATTGATTTTCCTTTTGTCTCCGATATCCATTAACAGTACTTTTTCATCAAGCTTCTTCAGATCTTTCCACATTTCACCGTAAATATTAATCATCCGGTCATTTTCATCAACTAGTACGATGGAACAGTGGCATTTCTTTCCGAATGTTACTTCAACTGATCTGCAAATATTGCGTAATACATTTTCAAGCGGATGCCCTGTTTCCAGGCTAAAATAGACTTCACGTTCCAGCTCAATTAATGACTCGATGTTCATGGAGTCTGTTACATCTTTCATTATGATGACACAATATTGGAGCACTCCTTGCTGATTGAACATTGGTAAATGCCTGACTTCGTTCCAAAATGCATAGCCATCTTTTCGGTAATGAAAGGAAGATGTTTTAAACGTAAGTCCATTTTCAATACTTTCCTGAATCGAATTCTCATTTAACATATCAGTAAGAGGCCCTTGTAGTAATGACAGTGTTGACCCGATTATATCATCTTCATCGTATCCTGTTGTTTGCATAAAGATCTGGTTTACAAAGTCAATTGTATAACCATTATTCGGGTTGATAATTGCTACTGCCGTATCAATCTGCCTGGCCATCTGACATAACCAATCGTACATTCCTTCATCACTTACACTTAGATGGTCAAATTCGTTCATAGGCAAAGTCCTTCCTATATAGTTCTAACTAACTTAAATTATAACAAAACAGAGTAGGAATATCGACACTATTATTTACACATATTGCTAAGTATTTACGCTCGCGGAAAGCGTCCCGGAATGGAAAACAAATTTTTAACACACAGCAAAAAACTATTTTTCTCTCAGAGAAAAATAGTTTTTTTTTGGGTTATATTCTAGCTCTTAATTATTTTAAGAACATGAGCCTGGTGTACTATTTCGTACTTTCGATCCTGTTTCGCCTTTTAATACATCGCCGCCTGTAGAAGTAATGACTTCATCTGTGACATTATTCGCAATGGCATTTGATACTAATTGTAACAATTCATTTACTTCTGTCTGCGATTGTTTAAATTGTTGAACGACTGGTAATTCGTCAATTTCTGTTTCGATTCCTGTAATCTTACCTTCAATCATTTTCAGCGCTTTTTCTTTCCCTAAGTGCTGGAAGTTAACGGCCTGCTTTTGCAGTGCTTTCAATGAGGCAATCTTTTCGCGTACAAATTGGTTTTCGTTAATTTGTTCTTCCGCTTTTTTGAAAAATTCTACTTCTTCGGTATTCGCAATCATATGGGCAATTTCTTTTGCTTTTTCTACAATCTCATCTTTTGTATACAATTTTGTTGTCATCTTACGAACTCCCCCTCTTTTGTCAGTTCTTCTACAAACTCACCCATTAATGAGTAAGATTTTGCTTCTAAAATTTTTACATTCACAAGCTTACCAATATATTTTGGATCTGCCTTAAAGTTAACAAGACGGTTTTTGCGCGTATAGCCAGCTAACACATCATCGCGTCTTTTACTGCTGCCTTCAACTAAAACTTCAACTGTTTGACCTTCCAAGTCTTTGAGCGCTTTTGCAGAATACTCCCCGACAATCGCATTCAAACGGTGCAGACGATCTTTCTTTTCTTCCTCTGTTACATTATCGACCATTTTTGCAGCAGGTGTTCCTTCACGAGGCGAATAAATATACGTAAATGCCATATCAAAGCCGACTTGGCGATACAAATCAAGCGTTTCCTGGAATTGCTCTTCTGTTTCATTCGGATAGCCTACAATGATATCTGTTGTCAGTGTTACTCCCGGAATTGCCGCTTTAATCTTATCGACTAATTGCAGGAAATGCTCACGTGTATATTTACGTGCCATAATTTTTAAAATTTCGTTTGAACCCGACTGTACCGGTAAATGAATATGGTCGACGAGATTGCCGCCTTTTGCCAATACTTCGATTAAATGATCATCAAAGTCGCGCGGATGACTTGTTGTAAAGCGAATACGCGGAATATCGATTTTACGGAGTTCGTCCATTAAATCACCAAGTCGGTATTCGATATCATCAAAGTCTTTCCCGTATGCATTGACATTTTGGCCTAATAGCATAATTTCTTTATAGCCTTGTGCTGCCAGTTCACGTACTTCCTGAATAATTTCTTCAGGGCGACGAGAACGTTCCTTGCCTCGTGTATATGGAACGATACAATATGTACAGAACTTGTCGCAGCCGTACATAATATTCACCCAAGCTTTAATTGAACCAATACGTTTTTTCGGTAGGTTTTCGATGACATCGCCTTCTTTTGACCATACTTCGACAACCATTTCCTTAGACATATAAGCATCGTGTAAAATATTCGGTAATCGGTGGATATTATGTGTACCGAACACCATATCAACATGCTGATACTGTTTTAAAATTTTGTTCACGACAGATTCTTCTTGCGACATACATCCGCAAACACCGATCAGCATTTCCGGATTTTTACGTTTATATTTTAACAGGAAGCCCAGCTCACCGAATACTTTATTTTCCGCATTTTCACGGATTGCGCATGTGTTTAGTAAAACGACATCCGCTTCTTCAATCATTTCAGTCGGTGTATAGCCAAGCTGCATGAAAATACCAGCCATTACTTCAGTATCGTGCTCGTTCATTTGACAGCCGTATGTTCGAATATAAAACTTACGATCCTGTCCCATTCCTAAATATTTTTCTTCGATATCAAAATCTTTATGATACTTTACTTCTTCTTTACCGCGTTTTTTCGCGTCTTTTAGTGAAGGAGCCGTAAATACTTTCTCGAAATATTTACTATAGTCTTTTTCTTCTTTAGGTTGTTTAATCTGCTGACTAGCTAGTCGTTGTTCTTCATTCATCGACTACTTGCCCCCCTATCATTTATTACCTTTACTCATTTCATCATTATAGCGAACTGTTACTGGTTGTTACAAGCTAGTCGATAAATTGTTTGTAACTATTCAGGTCATTATCGCGTAAAATTGTAAAAAATGTGACACTCAATTTGATGACTTGTGCCCAGTTCATTTCATATTTCGCTTCGAATTGATGCTTCGGCAGGCGCAGAACATCTTGAAACAATCGTTTCGCTTCAATGTTTTGCTGCGCTAAATACGCTAAAAACGCCAAAAACAGCTTGTGGTCCTCCAGTTGCAGTGCTTTATCTTCCAGCAGTACATCTACGCGGCTTCCCGGGGAGTTGGCCCGTTCAAACAATTTATTCAATTCACTTTCCAGTTTTTCATTTTTATACTGCAAAAAATTTAAAATATCGGTCATCTTTTCTACCTCATTTTTAAAAAACATTTCAGTAAACTAACATCTAAAAATAAAAGGCAGAAAGATTGCTCTATCTGCCTTTTACAAAAATTATTTATTATCATCCATTTTCAGTACGGCCATGAATGCTTCCTGTGGAACCTCTACTGAACCTACTTGTTTCATACGTTTTTTACCAGCTTTTTGTTTTTCAAGTAATTTACGTTTACGTGAAATGTCACCGCCGTAACATTTTGCAAGTACGTTTTTACCCATTGATTTAATTGTCGAGCGGGCAATAATTTTTTGACCGATCGCTGCTTGCACCGGTACTTCGAATTGCTGACGTGGAATCAGCTCTTTTAATTTTTCCACAATTACTTTTCCGCGCTCATATGCAAAGTCTTTGTGTACGATGAAGCTTAATGCATCGACTTGTTCACCGTTCAATAGAATATCCATTTTGCTTAACTTAGAAGGCTGGTACCCGATTAATTCATAATCGAATGACGCATAGCCTTTCGTATTTGATTTTAAGAAATCAAAAAAGTCGTATACAATTTCCGCTAAAGGCATTTCATAAACGATTTTCACACGTGTGTCATCGATGTAATCCATGCCTGAGAAGTTACCGCGTTTTTTCTGGCACAGCTCCATAACAGCACCAACATAATCATTTGGTACCATAATTGTCGCCTTTACGTATGGCTCTTCAATGCGGTCGATTTTTTGCGGATCCGGCATCATTGACGGGTTATCCACTTTTAAAACCGAACCATCTGTTTTTGTTACTTCATAAATTACAGAAGGTGCAGTCGTGATTAAATCAATGTTGAATTCACGCTCAATACGTTCCTGGATAATCTCCATGTGCAGTAGCCCTAAGAATCCGCATCGGAAACCGAAACCTAATGCCTGAGAAGTTTCCGCCTCATATTGTAGTGCAGAGTCGTTTAATTCCAGTTTTTCAAGTGCTTCACGTAAGTCGTTGTATTTTGCTGTGTCAATTGGATAAAGACCGCAATATACCATCGGATTTAGTTTACGGTAACCTGGAAGCGGCTCTGTAGCAGCACGGCTGCCTGCGAAAGTTACCGTATCACCTACACGTGTATCCTGAACATTTTTAATTGATGCTGTTAAATAACCTACATCACCAACTGTCAATTCAGCTTGTGGTACTGATTTCGGTGTATGAATTCCTACTTCGATTACTTCGAATTCCGCACCTGTTGCCATCATTTTAATTGTATCGCCGGCTTTAACAGTACCATTTACAATACGGATTGAGATGATAACACCTTTATATGCATCATAAACAGAGTCGAAAATTAATGCTTGTAATGGAGCATCTGGATCACCTTGTGGAGCAGGTACTTTTTCAACAATCTGTTCCAAAATATCCTCGATTCCAATTCCTGCTTTTGCAGATGCAAGTACTGCTTCAGAAGCGTCCAGCCCAATTACATCTTCCACTTCGCCGCGAACACGTTCAGGGTCTGCAGCAGGCAAATCGATTTTGTTGATAACCGGTAGGATTTCCAAATCATTGTCCAATGCCAAATATACGTTAGCCAGCGTTTGCGCTTCAATTCCCTGTGCAGCATCGACTACTAAAATGGCACCTTCACATGCCGCTAATGAACGTGATACTTCATATGTGAAATCGACGTGACCCGGTGTGTCGATCAGATGGAAAGTATAGATCTCGCCATTTTTAGCATTATATTTTAATTGTACGGCATTTAATTTAATTGTAATTCCGCGTTCACGCTCCAGATCCATCGAATCCAGCAGCTGGGACTTCATTTCTCGTTGTGTAACAGTTTGCGTCTTTTCCAATAG is from Solibacillus isronensis and encodes:
- the miaA gene encoding tRNA (adenosine(37)-N6)-dimethylallyltransferase MiaA, encoding MNNKIDVVAIIGPTASGKTALSIRLAKEIDGEIINGDSMQIYRHMDIGTAKITEAEMEGVPHHLLDIKEPTEGFSVAEYQKLVRGKIEEIQARGKMPIIVGGTGLYVQSVLYDFQFAKQEVDEAARENYYKELEILGPEAMHAKLVQMDPAAAASIHPNNTRRVIRALEMAELAGVSRAEEQFNRGDIPLYNHLIIGLDMDREKLYERINLRVDLMMEAGLVEEVRALYDAGIRDVQAIKAIGYKELYAHFDGLVSLDEAVEQIKQNSRRYAKRQLTYFRNKMDIAWIGNDWSKIKSLFENH
- a CDS encoding alpha/beta fold hydrolase, coding for MEQRSFFVTMSDGHNIFVRTYAPSKKRIGHIHILHGMSEHSGRYENFAEKLCDEGYFVTAHDHRGHGFTAQKNGMFGYFGPENGFELVVDDVVEVLSFLKKETTERPILFGHSMGSFIARRFIQQHSDKIERLILSGTGSPTMLHKAGHIIAKQLVNMQGAQIQSDLMNDLSFSSFNRKIKDAKTNFDWLTTDEEEVQKYIDDPFCGVIPTNQFFVDLTGGMLKMEDEHANARIRSDLKILVANGTYDPIAGPEAEGAFRVGKLLARAGVEHVKVHIFEGMRHEILNEKKKEQVSEIIVRWLKDE
- the mutL gene encoding DNA mismatch repair endonuclease MutL, with the protein product MGKIQIMDEWLSNKIAAGEVVERPSSVVKELVENAIDAGSTSIEIFLEEAGLHSIQVIDNGSGMDEEDALKSFSRHATSKIEKEQDLFRIRTLGFRGEALASIASVSKLTLRTSDGNGGVHLYMEGGHLKEHQPTALRRGTDITVAQLFFNTPARLKYLKTIQTELGHTIDFVNRIALGYPSIAVKLVHNGQTLLQTNGRGQVQQVLAAIYGAHNAKKMLPFEGQNQDYKIHGFASLPEVTRASKNYISLFVNGRWVKHFVIQKAITDAYHTYLPIERFPIVLLYVEGDPQLTDVNVHPAKHQVRLSKEPELLKLIEDTIRAAIRDVIRIPLAEKKEKPIRTPTEQMNIWNPAPAPSTQPTFNEEKLSTIVERLSSEASVVKEPYAPVPAKQQPVVHTASPVPESSEQNNRSDFDEFPTFEEEIYAEVTPKEEAESKRHFPQVEIVGQIHGTYIIAQMEDGFYLIDQHAAQERIKYEYFRDKVGEVNANERQTLLMPLTFHYAADEALRLKESKEALEEVGVFLEEFGLSSFVVREYPTWFPKGEEQEIIEELIEQVLSARKTDIKKLREDAAIMMSCKKSIKANHYLNKEQMERLINDLRNADNPFTCPHGRPVLIHFTSYEVEKMFKRVM
- the mutS gene encoding DNA mismatch repair protein MutS, producing MTTYTPMMQQYLLVKQDYKDAFLFYRLGDFYELFFDDAIKASQLLEITLTARAGNTDNPIPMCGVPHHSAQGYIETLVAKGFKVAVCEQTEDPKHAKGVVKREVVQVITPGTITEGKALDGKSNHFIAAAESNEDDEIVFAYLDVSTGEANCSVIEGSAKQLIQQVQAYAIKELIVTEQLQLLLADYAEAGGIVLSLETEEMDPLKAGQYVAHLPVQLQGVAKRLLQYVERTQMRSLSHIQPFAYTEADNFLRIDTNSKRNLELIQSIRGGDSKGTLLWLLDETVTAMGGRKLKQWMHQPLAKKNAIEARQAIVTELLEDFFLRDELTTLLKNVYDLERLAGRVAFGSVGGRDLAQLRESLRQVPEIQQKLVNSGLEKCMALGQKLDICADIEQLLAEAITDHPPISIKEGDVIRDGYNAQLDEYRDASRNGKDWIAQLEQKERELTGIKNLKIGYNRVFGYYIEITKSHLNNTDLARFERKQTLANAERFITEELKEKEALILNAEEQSLALEYDLFVALREQLKGYIPRVQALAAEISELDVLMSFATVTDKYRFTKPVFHEGRALKIIEGRHPVVEKMLNKQSYVPNDCVLTDDKNMMLITGPNMSGKSTYMRQVALIVVLAQMGCYVPADEAILPITDQIFTRIGAADDLAAGQSTFMVEMLESQHAITHATKNSLLLFDEIGRGTSTYDGMSLAQAMMEYIHDEIGANTLFSTHYHELTDLENELARLQNVHVSATEQDGRVVFLHKVKKGAADKSYGVHVAELAEMPESILQRARLLLEQFEATNSEKPQAISEQEQPQSPPLAEQVAENDLQLSLFSIEEEPSIAPEQQEVLDALKKLNVMGTTPMQAMTLLHELQQKLLGNQ